From the Drosophila willistoni isolate 14030-0811.24 chromosome 2L unlocalized genomic scaffold, UCI_dwil_1.1 Seg168, whole genome shotgun sequence genome, the window GCAGCAAATTTGCGGctggcaaaaataaatatatattgttatattttttcctttttgcttttttttttgtttctctttgtttaaaacttttttcgccttgttttgttttcctaCCACAAAAGGCAATTTGTAGCTGCACAAAATTGAAACTGCCCTCGAGGATGAGGCATAATTTTTTTCGTCTGCACTTGAAGCCGCCTTTAAAGTTTTAGCACCTTTTTATACTCTACTAAAAGGTGGGTATATTTGTTTGTGAAAGaagtttattttcttttgttattttcttcatCCTTTTTTTCATCAAACAAGAAATGAAACAACAATATAAAGGAAGAATAAGATACATTTTATTAAGCTCtgagatagatagatacatTACTTATTAATCCTAAACTATAGCTCGCCAAAATGCCCTTATCTAGGTGCTTCCCAAGGACCTCAAGAACCTAAAAGAAAAAGCACATCAAATTCGACTTGCTTGAATACCAAAAATCCTCTCgcttggttttgttgttgctgtgctGTTTATTCTATTATTTAGTTATTTATCAATGTTGAACGGCTCTAGGGCAATGGTAGAGGAGCATACATAGTAGTAGGTGTAGgtgtttaaagttttttttcttctctctccattttttctttttgatttagTGGCAATTTGTTGGTGAAAAAATTACTCAACGCCTCAAGGGTAAAACTGAATTGCAAAACGGAAATGATAGGCATGGGGTGCGGGTGAGTTGGGCAAACAAGTTTCGACTTTTAAGTGagatacaacaaaaatttattccaCACGGagaaatcttttttattcCAGACTTAATTCAGTCTTCATTTTTCTATGATAGAGTGTTATAAATTGAACATAAATTTCGGATTCGAAAATGATTGCCATTCTTCTTATTTCGATATAGTTTATAACTACATGATGATAAATTCAAGTGTGTGAATTATTAAGAGGATTTTCatgaaaaaaatttgtttcaacAAAGTTGTTAATTTTAATACTAAAGGAAGGCAATTAGAAGTTCTAGATCATTAACCATCTCCGCTTTATTTAATTCTTATTgtattaatttgatttgattttagaatacctacaaattttatttagccgaaagaaaaaaaacccccTTTTTGAGCATCTGAATAAATTCTTATTGGTAACTATATCTTTTATAGTCGTTTGATATTTCGTACTAAAGGCATTTGGCATTAATTGTTACTAACATTATTTTTCAAACTGTCAATTTTCATTATGAGATATTATATTGCAAGCTTCTAATCtgaagtttgtaaagaaagcTAAGCCAATCTTCTAAATTAGAATATTACTTAGCATAGCTAATGCCTTAACTTGCAAAGTAAAGCCACAAAACAGAGGGATTTCAAACATGTACATCTTTAGGTTCATCAATATATGGGACTACATAGAAGTCCAAATGTCCTAAATTTCTGTGACATAATCTAAAAAAAGTTATGAACCATaacttttctaaaaaaaaaatgaaaaaagaagatttaaacTGAATAGCGAATTGATGCAGATTCTctaaataatattataaagcAAGTGGTTAAGGTATCTTCTTTACTTCCCACCAAATAAATACTGGTGTAGACCTGTTAAGTCTGGGTAGCCAATTatctttctttttaaaaaaatcacATTGTGAGTTCTCTGAACCAATTGACGCTAACCAACATTAAAACAGCACATTACTGTTATTGTTTAGTGTTAACAAACGTCTATTCATCtgttaagaaaaaaaacccataaaataTTTAGACAACAATTTGAGGAAATGGATGaactttattgaaattgcaaataaatgaaaattcttTTTGCTTTAGACCAATTTATTGGCCTCTTCAATTTCTGGAGTAGTTGCCTCTTCggaatttgcatttgttgACGAATTCTCTTCCGGCTCAGTGATGGGATTAATAGATGTTTCCTCGGGAGTCGGCTCTTGAGCTTGAGTACACGAGCAGGCATCTTGTGTATTGGCTGAAATCCACTCATTAAAGCTGGAGACACGAGTATAGACACCGGGAGCATTGGGTTTGGCGCAACCTTCACCCCAGGAAACAACGCCAGCCAGTTGATAGGTCTGACCATCGTCCAGAACGTGCATTGGGCCGCCGCTGTCACCTTGACATGAATCCTTGCCACCCTGTTCCACATAACCAGCACAAATCATGTTGTCAGTTATTCGATGCTCTCCATAATTGCTGTTACGGCACTCTTGCTGCGATAGAATGGGCACCTCCACCTCCTGAAGGGTATCGGAAATGGGACCACCCTCACTCAAGGCACCCCAACCTGTGACCACAGCGGTTTGTCCAGCGTAATGCTCATTCGGCAATGGCATACACACCGGATGCATATCGATGCCCAAACGCACTGGTTCAGTGAAGCGAATGAGTGCTATATCACTGTCAAAGGTGCGTGTACTATAATTCGGGTGCACTAGAACCCTGGCCACACGTCTATCAACAATCTTGACATTACTATCCTGACGATTGTGCTCGAGCAGACGAACTGTGATCAAACGATGATAGAAACCATTCACACAATGAGCCGCAGTCACAGCATATTGATCATTGACcaaagtggctccacaatagaAGCTACCAAACCACATTAGCATGGCCATCCAGGGATACTCATGGACTTCGGTTTCCTGTCCGCCTACGATACGATGTCCGGTATTGATGCTGCCACACGAACATGCTGGACATTCTTTCTTCTTTGTGGGAATGGCACTGCTACTAGCACCACTGGGATCAGCATATTCTGGTCCCAATATGGACACAATCCAATCGAGAAAACTATTCTGACGTAGATTACTCAATGATTCCAAAATTTTTGCCGGCTCCGATGAAGCACGCACAGCAGCTAAACCGGGCGTGGCTGTGTGCCCCAAATCTAGCACTGCACAGACTAAGACTACAActaaataaattgatttcattATGGGTAGAACTTTTCTGGCCAACTAGCAATTGGCAACTGGCCAACGCATCCTAGAACTGGTAACAAGTCAACTGAAATCTCTCTCATCTTGCTCCTCACTGACATTCTGGACAAAGAACTGGCTAGACCGGCTCGAGGTGAATGCCTCAAGTCAAGGAGAATCTGCGTTTGCAGCAAGTTTTttctgtagtttttttttttgttttaatcaaTAAATACAAGAAGGAAGAAATTAAAAGAGCATTCGGTAAACCGAAGTTAAGATACTCTAGCAGACAAAATGAACCACTCGGCAAAAGGAAATctaacagttttttctttgttgcaAAAAAAACATGTCTTTCAAGCGGCGAGTggtaaatataaaaataaatttttgggAAATTCCAAGTTTTCTTCAGGCTACAAAACTCATCATTCCCTGGACTCTAGTTTCTGCCAAAGAGTATTTGAGGAGAAACTAAAAAAACTGGTacttatttgattttcttggTCTCCTGCTGACAGAGGCAGGCCTGTTTGGTGAGATTCTTGATCCAGGTGCCATAGCGATTCACTCGAGCATAGACGCCCGGATAGCCAGCCTTGGCACAGCCTTCGCCCCATGATACGACGCCGGCGATTTGATGTTCCCGTGTACCATTGGCCACAATATGCAATGGGCCACCGCTGTCTCCTTGGCAGGAATCTTTGCCACCCTCATCATAGCCACCGCAAAGCATGTTATCCGTAATCTTATTGCCATAACGACTCTTACGGCATTCATCTTGTGATAAAATGGGAACTTGCACCTCCTAAGGGCGGAAAGAGAGTGATTTTAGATGGAAAATCTCAAAAGTATAGCTTTTTTGACTCACCTGCAAAGTATCCGATGTGGGACCACCAACTTTTAGTGCCCCCCAACCTGTGACTATGCCTGTTTCACCCTTGAAACTTCTTCCTGGCGTGGGCATGCATACGGGATGGAGTAGCTCATTGAATTCCACTGGTTCATCCAATTTAATGATGGCTATATCGTTATCATAGTTCCTAGCGTTATATTTCGGATGGGTTATGACTTCCGAGACCTTGCGATCAATTTTCTGTGTATGTGACATCTTTCTATCGTGTTCGAGAAGACGCACTGAAATCCTTTCTCTACGGAAACCGTAAACACAATGTGAGGCGGTTAGCAGGAATTGATCATTGAGCAGGGTAGCAGCACAATAGAAACGCCCGCCATAGAGTAGCATGGCAACCCAGGGATATTGATGGACTTCAGTCTCCTGACCACCGACAATACGTTTCTGTATattggcaatgccacaaacGCAATCACTGCAC encodes:
- the LOC6640860 gene encoding trypsin-1; translation: MLVRSAWICLLILAVASLAEETASPSLKQSQNTFIQWVLSLLPQRPGASDTENATLATLTSSSLPTAEPGASSSTTTTSTQAPSSSTTTTRRATTPAPPTLNPPRKCSDCVCGIANIQKRIVGGQETEVHQYPWVAMLLYGGRFYCAATLLNDQFLLTASHCVYGFRRERISVRLLEHDRKMSHTQKIDRKVSEVITHPKYNARNYDNDIAIIKLDEPVEFNELLHPVCMPTPGRSFKGETGIVTGWGALKVGGPTSDTLQEVQVPILSQDECRKSRYGNKITDNMLCGGYDEGGKDSCQGDSGGPLHIVANGTREHQIAGVVSWGEGCAKAGYPGVYARVNRYGTWIKNLTKQACLCQQETKKIK
- the LOC6640859 gene encoding trypsin-1; protein product: MKSIYLVVVLVCAVLDLGHTATPGLAAVRASSEPAKILESLSNLRQNSFLDWIVSILGPEYADPSGASSSAIPTKKKECPACSCGSINTGHRIVGGQETEVHEYPWMAMLMWFGSFYCGATLVNDQYAVTAAHCVNGFYHRLITVRLLEHNRQDSNVKIVDRRVARVLVHPNYSTRTFDSDIALIRFTEPVRLGIDMHPVCMPLPNEHYAGQTAVVTGWGALSEGGPISDTLQEVEVPILSQQECRNSNYGEHRITDNMICAGYVEQGGKDSCQGDSGGPMHVLDDGQTYQLAGVVSWGEGCAKPNAPGVYTRVSSFNEWISANTQDACSCTQAQEPTPEETSINPITEPEENSSTNANSEEATTPEIEEANKLV